One Candidatus Ornithobacterium hominis genomic region harbors:
- a CDS encoding DUF6263 family protein — MKKIVLICTVIMAVVACKKEKSEVKIVGKNENGEELTVNAQGDTITLKEAEALQKTDTTEEATTTAETEKVEKKTAFQKNEDGTYTFQFNLEKGKTYPFKVSTNTTSTQSDGKNSQQISQISTNELSYEVIEEKLQSFVLKVTFKRFQEKSSMQGESIGFDTNAGKPTNEMAAQQYEFFKTIVGNSYTMEISKNGKVLNIDGLAPIREKVKSKLAKGLSEEEKKGLDQMLQVSLSKQAMEAMFLESIGYYPTKSVKIGESWELNNSTDNAKSQMKYTLKNVADNQVDIQISGSSSGSDSNTLEQGVKISRSIEGNVTGTAKIDARSGWLNQAAIEKKEVLKITQEYQGQKQNMSSTTKSTTKVN, encoded by the coding sequence ATGAAGAAGATTGTTTTAATCTGTACCGTTATAATGGCGGTAGTAGCGTGTAAAAAAGAAAAATCTGAAGTAAAAATAGTTGGCAAAAATGAAAATGGAGAGGAACTCACCGTAAATGCCCAAGGAGATACCATTACACTGAAGGAGGCGGAAGCGCTGCAAAAAACTGATACAACAGAAGAAGCAACGACTACTGCCGAAACAGAAAAAGTCGAAAAAAAGACGGCTTTTCAGAAGAATGAAGACGGGACTTATACTTTCCAATTTAATTTAGAAAAAGGGAAAACCTACCCATTCAAAGTTTCGACTAACACCACGAGTACACAATCAGACGGTAAAAATAGTCAACAAATCTCCCAGATTTCTACCAACGAACTCTCGTATGAAGTAATAGAGGAGAAGTTGCAAAGTTTTGTACTGAAAGTAACTTTCAAAAGATTTCAGGAAAAATCAAGTATGCAAGGAGAGTCCATCGGGTTTGATACCAATGCAGGAAAACCAACGAATGAAATGGCTGCGCAGCAATACGAATTTTTCAAAACAATCGTAGGGAATTCTTACACGATGGAGATTTCAAAAAACGGTAAAGTACTGAACATTGATGGTTTGGCTCCGATTCGAGAAAAAGTGAAATCAAAATTAGCAAAAGGCTTAAGCGAAGAAGAGAAAAAAGGCCTAGACCAAATGTTGCAAGTTTCTCTCAGCAAGCAAGCGATGGAAGCCATGTTCTTAGAATCCATTGGTTACTACCCTACTAAATCAGTGAAAATCGGGGAAAGTTGGGAGCTGAATAATTCAACAGATAATGCTAAATCTCAAATGAAATATACGCTTAAAAATGTAGCTGATAATCAGGTTGATATACAAATTTCTGGCTCGAGTAGCGGTAGTGATTCCAATACTTTGGAGCAAGGAGTGAAAATCTCCAGAAGCATTGAAGGGAATGTTACTGGAACAGCAAAAATTGACGCCCGATCTGGTTGGCTTAACCAAGCGGCTATTGAGAAAAAAGAGGTTTTGAAAATTACCCAAGAATACCAAGGGCAAAAACAAAATATGTCTTCCACTACTAAATCTACCACTAAGGTTAATTAA
- a CDS encoding peptide chain release factor 3, whose protein sequence is MSKLLQKEIQKRKTFGIVSHPDAGKTTLTEKLLLFGGAIQEAGAVKSNKIKKSATSDFMEIERQRGISVATSVLAFEYKGKKINILDTPGHKDFAEDTYRTLTAVDSVIVVIDVAKGVEEQTEKLVEVCRMRNIPMLVFINKLDREGKDAFDLLDEVEQKLNLTVTPLSWPIGMGDRFKGIYNIWEKNIQLFSSQNKQKISEGIEFEDLATPELNQILGDEAAETLREEVDLVTGVYPNFSKEEYLKGQLQPVFFGSALNNFGVRELLNAFIDIAPNPLPKESDVRIVEPTEENFTGFVFKIHANMDPKHRDRLAFVKVVSGKFERNTPYLHVRNGKNLKFSSPNAFFADKKEIIDESFPGDIVGLHDTGNFRIGDTLTQGEELQFKGIPSFSPEHFRYVNNADPMKAKQFEKGVDQLMDEGVAQLFTLEYNNRKIIGTVGALQFEVIEYRLEHEYNAKVSYENINIHKACWVEPQDENSEEFKEFLRVKQKYLARDKYNQLVFLADSAFTIQMTEQKYPSVKLHTVSEF, encoded by the coding sequence ATGTCTAAATTATTACAAAAAGAAATTCAGAAAAGAAAAACCTTCGGGATAGTCTCTCACCCTGATGCTGGCAAGACTACACTTACCGAGAAACTTCTGCTTTTTGGTGGAGCAATACAAGAAGCTGGAGCAGTGAAATCCAACAAAATCAAAAAATCAGCAACTTCTGATTTTATGGAAATCGAGCGACAGCGTGGGATTTCGGTAGCGACTTCTGTTTTAGCATTTGAATATAAAGGTAAGAAAATCAATATTTTAGACACACCTGGGCACAAAGATTTTGCTGAGGATACTTACCGAACTTTGACGGCGGTAGATAGCGTGATTGTTGTGATTGATGTAGCCAAAGGAGTTGAAGAACAGACGGAAAAATTGGTAGAAGTTTGCCGAATGCGTAACATTCCCATGCTTGTTTTCATCAATAAATTAGACCGTGAAGGGAAAGATGCCTTTGATTTGCTTGATGAAGTAGAGCAGAAGCTCAACCTGACTGTTACGCCGCTTTCTTGGCCCATTGGCATGGGCGATCGCTTCAAAGGTATTTATAATATCTGGGAAAAAAACATTCAACTTTTTTCTTCCCAAAACAAGCAAAAAATAAGTGAAGGGATTGAGTTTGAAGATCTTGCTACCCCAGAACTGAATCAAATCTTAGGCGATGAGGCAGCAGAAACTTTACGCGAAGAAGTTGACTTAGTTACAGGAGTTTACCCTAATTTCAGCAAAGAAGAATACCTCAAAGGGCAGCTGCAACCCGTATTTTTTGGCTCAGCACTCAATAATTTTGGGGTGCGTGAGTTGCTCAATGCCTTTATAGATATAGCACCAAATCCGCTGCCCAAAGAGAGTGATGTGCGAATCGTGGAACCGACTGAAGAGAACTTCACAGGTTTTGTCTTTAAAATTCATGCAAATATGGACCCCAAACACCGAGACCGATTAGCCTTTGTGAAAGTGGTTTCGGGAAAATTTGAAAGAAACACACCATATTTGCACGTCCGCAACGGTAAAAACCTGAAATTTAGTAGCCCAAATGCTTTTTTTGCCGATAAAAAAGAAATTATAGATGAGAGCTTCCCAGGCGATATTGTAGGTTTGCATGACACGGGCAACTTCCGCATTGGGGATACGCTAACGCAAGGTGAGGAATTGCAATTCAAGGGAATACCAAGTTTCTCTCCTGAGCATTTCCGCTACGTGAATAATGCTGACCCGATGAAAGCCAAGCAATTTGAGAAAGGAGTAGACCAGCTGATGGATGAGGGCGTTGCCCAGCTTTTTACGCTAGAATACAACAACAGAAAAATCATCGGGACCGTTGGGGCACTGCAGTTTGAAGTTATAGAATATCGGCTAGAGCACGAGTATAATGCCAAAGTGAGCTACGAAAATATCAATATACACAAAGCATGTTGGGTAGAGCCACAAGATGAGAATTCAGAAGAGTTTAAAGAGTTCTTGCGTGTGAAACAAAAATACCTAGCCCGAGATAAATACAATCAGCTAGTCTTTTTGGCTGATTCAGCATTCACGATTCAAATGACAGAGCAAAAGTACCCAAGCGTGAAATTACACACCGTCAGTGAGTTTTAA
- a CDS encoding sugar transferase — MLIKQIFDYTLASILLIVFAFPMLLMWVIASWDTGKNGFFIHTRIGKNAKPFKMFKIRTLKGDYTDSITTEKTHQLTKSGRFFMRYKLDELPQLLNILNGTMSFVGPRPDVAGYADELEGEDRIILSVRPGITGPAQLKYRNEREILNKQSDPKKFNDEVLWRDKVEINKAYVRNQNFMKDLKILWDTVF, encoded by the coding sequence ATGCTGATAAAACAAATTTTTGATTACACATTGGCTTCCATCCTGTTGATCGTCTTTGCTTTCCCGATGCTCCTGATGTGGGTGATTGCAAGCTGGGACACGGGGAAAAATGGCTTCTTTATTCACACTCGAATCGGGAAAAACGCTAAGCCTTTTAAAATGTTTAAAATAAGGACTTTAAAAGGAGATTACACGGATTCTATCACTACCGAAAAAACACATCAACTGACGAAATCAGGTCGTTTCTTTATGCGCTATAAATTGGATGAATTGCCCCAGCTTCTAAACATTTTGAACGGAACGATGAGTTTTGTAGGCCCCAGACCTGATGTTGCTGGTTATGCTGATGAATTGGAAGGCGAAGACAGAATTATCCTTTCTGTGAGGCCTGGCATCACAGGCCCTGCACAACTGAAGTATAGAAATGAGCGTGAAATTCTCAATAAGCAAAGCGATCCTAAAAAATTCAATGATGAAGTTTTGTGGCGTGATAAAGTGGAAATCAATAAGGCTTATGTGAGAAATCAAAATTTCATGAAAGATTTAAAAATTCTTTGGGATACGGTTTTTTAA
- a CDS encoding acetyl-CoA carboxylase carboxyltransferase subunit alpha, with protein MDYLPFEEPIKSLYESYESCRLEGEQKGVDTKAKCIAIEDKILAKKKQIYSKLTPWQRVQLSRHPNRPYALDFIYGLTKNTFIELHGDRNFADDKAMVGGFGKIDEQTFMFIGQQKGKNTKQRQYRRFGMSNPEGYRKAMRLMKLAEKFGKPIVTFIDTPGAYPGLEAEERGQGQAIAQSIYEMMKLSVPVICIVIGEGASGGALGIGIGNRVYMLENTWYSVISPESCSSILWRSWDYKETAAEVLKLTPQDMKKQGIIDGIIPEPLGGAHYDYYETFDNVKKVIKKEFLDLQKLSPEKLAEERQSKFLDFGIFKG; from the coding sequence ATGGATTATTTGCCGTTTGAGGAGCCGATAAAAAGCCTATATGAGAGTTATGAATCTTGCAGACTAGAAGGTGAGCAGAAGGGCGTGGATACCAAAGCGAAATGTATAGCAATAGAGGACAAAATTTTAGCTAAAAAAAAGCAGATTTATAGTAAATTAACGCCATGGCAACGGGTGCAGTTGTCTCGTCACCCCAATCGGCCATATGCCTTGGATTTCATCTATGGATTGACCAAAAATACCTTTATAGAACTACATGGTGACCGAAATTTTGCCGATGATAAAGCTATGGTGGGAGGTTTTGGTAAAATTGATGAGCAGACATTTATGTTTATCGGTCAGCAGAAAGGGAAAAACACCAAACAACGCCAGTATCGTCGCTTTGGGATGTCAAACCCCGAGGGTTACCGCAAAGCAATGCGTCTGATGAAATTGGCTGAAAAATTTGGAAAGCCCATAGTCACTTTTATTGATACACCAGGTGCATATCCAGGCTTAGAGGCAGAGGAAAGAGGGCAAGGACAAGCCATCGCTCAGAGCATTTATGAGATGATGAAACTAAGTGTTCCCGTGATTTGTATCGTAATTGGTGAAGGTGCATCTGGAGGAGCCTTAGGCATCGGTATAGGGAATCGAGTTTATATGCTAGAAAACACTTGGTATTCTGTCATATCACCAGAGAGCTGTTCCTCTATTCTGTGGCGAAGCTGGGATTATAAAGAAACAGCTGCAGAAGTACTGAAGTTGACACCACAAGACATGAAAAAACAAGGAATCATTGACGGAATAATTCCAGAACCATTGGGCGGAGCGCATTATGATTACTATGAAACCTTTGATAATGTAAAAAAGGTCATTAAAAAAGAATTTCTAGACCTTCAAAAATTAAGTCCAGAAAAATTGGCAGAAGAAAGGCAGAGTAAATTTCTTGATTTCGGAATTTTTAAAGGCTAA
- a CDS encoding FISUMP domain-containing protein has translation MKKLLFSLAVLSAVAVTAQVGINTDEPQAMLDIRAKGNQEGNLRIQDVKEEKSTQWLLIWDEKDQMVKRTSLSDLKYDMIVDKEKINYIRGKQPKRADEIIKKIKQCAPENILFDKLFGISGKHDFVYCATTVTGVTGTNYNRTWLNLNLGAAYADINSPDFDPAVNKTGTDAHNEAKTYGSYYQWQRASDGHEFRDSKPTKEPAPDWTDTGDEAGKFINAGYNWVANGRGASGSDLALWQARGVNNPCPSGYHVPTEQEWLELHQLVTGSRSKVSTDQMWTQNKLPNLAAAGLDYRDSDNSPEDDGKGSYGYYWSSSAREDDYAHIMLFSNNNNDGSVVHFNYRVYGMSVRCIKD, from the coding sequence ATGAAGAAATTATTATTTTCTTTAGCCGTATTATCAGCGGTTGCGGTCACCGCTCAGGTGGGCATTAACACAGATGAGCCACAAGCCATGCTAGACATCAGAGCAAAAGGCAACCAAGAAGGAAACCTGCGCATACAAGATGTTAAGGAGGAAAAATCTACCCAATGGCTTTTAATTTGGGATGAAAAAGACCAAATGGTGAAACGCACAAGCCTCTCAGACCTCAAATATGATATGATAGTAGATAAAGAGAAAATAAATTATATCCGCGGTAAGCAGCCAAAAAGAGCAGATGAGATCATCAAAAAAATCAAGCAATGTGCACCAGAAAATATACTTTTTGATAAATTATTTGGTATCAGTGGCAAGCATGATTTTGTGTATTGCGCTACAACTGTAACTGGTGTAACTGGTACTAATTATAATAGAACATGGCTCAACCTCAACCTTGGAGCGGCGTATGCAGACATAAATAGCCCTGATTTTGACCCGGCCGTTAATAAAACAGGCACAGATGCCCATAATGAAGCTAAAACCTACGGTTCATATTACCAATGGCAGCGAGCGAGTGATGGGCATGAGTTTAGGGATTCAAAACCTACCAAAGAACCAGCCCCAGATTGGACAGACACAGGCGATGAAGCAGGGAAGTTTATTAATGCAGGCTATAACTGGGTAGCGAATGGTAGAGGTGCATCAGGTTCAGATTTAGCGTTGTGGCAAGCAAGAGGAGTTAATAACCCTTGCCCATCAGGTTACCATGTTCCGACTGAGCAGGAGTGGCTGGAATTACATCAGCTTGTAACGGGTAGCCGTTCTAAAGTTTCTACTGATCAAATGTGGACACAGAATAAGTTGCCAAACCTTGCAGCTGCTGGCCTCGATTACCGTGACAGCGATAATTCACCAGAGGACGACGGCAAGGGTTCTTACGGTTACTACTGGAGTAGCTCTGCTCGCGAAGATGACTACGCTCACATCATGCTCTTCAGCAATAACAATAATGACGGCAGCGTTGTCCACTTCAACTACCGAGTTTACGGGATGAGCGTGCGTTGTATTAAAGATTAA
- a CDS encoding YfhO family protein gives MKKLLQKNQKNNLIYAAIMLIVFAVFSLAYNAPVITGGMALSQPDIINYKGSAEEMLQYQKQTGENIYWSDAMFGGMPTYQTGASYDGYWVKKVDEIFRFLPRPADYLFILLGGFFFLGFVLFRNWKYAALSAFLFGLGTYFFIVIEAGHNAKVHAIAYFAPFMAALILIFRKKYIIGFLLATLFMALELLASHPQMTYYFGFVVLFYFIAEFFEALKNHSIRDYFIKSLLAISSVVLAFGMNSSPLMATQEYTPFSTRGENDVTLFEDSNPSGLDKSYITHWSYGKLETLNLWIPNFMGGGSVADEESKPNLKKALENNVRSPEEYDYYQQYLYYLPTYWGDQPFTSGPAYQGAIVVFLFLLGCIIVPGKWKWWLLGSTLFSIFLSWGENMMWLTDIFIDYVPLYDKFRAVSSILVIAEFTMPLLAAFAIYYIFKKEFLKPLEIYKKTLYVSLGTLGILLILYFVGANLFSFATQVEEQLPTFVANGIRADRVALFQADTLRTFIFVALAAGLILAYLKKYIKSKEIVIAGIAVLTIIDLWGVNKRYLNNEDFIPKQWVENPFPTEASQRLLNEAQKGSPALMQIAHKIPVNHLLNELKKQNPGHYRVFNTISSTFNETQTSYFLPSLGGYHGAKLQNYQNVIDLYFSSDSIQMKKLGILSGRENILNLLNTKFVVVGGAQKPQLIQNPAVAGNAWFVSQVLPQESADSALVKIGKIDIKNVAVAGAKALKFSNENAEINLKSYHPMKLSYESRNEQSGYAVFSEIYYPKGWKAYINGEEVEILQTNYFLRGLEIPAGTNQIDFVFEPQVIQRGKTMMLASNIIFILLVLGGIFYHWKNFRSKKDDEIEISKN, from the coding sequence ATGAAGAAATTATTACAGAAAAACCAAAAGAATAATTTAATTTATGCTGCAATCATGCTCATCGTTTTTGCAGTATTTTCTTTGGCATACAATGCGCCAGTCATCACGGGGGGTATGGCTTTGTCTCAGCCAGATATCATCAATTACAAAGGTAGCGCAGAAGAAATGCTTCAATATCAGAAACAAACAGGTGAAAACATTTACTGGTCTGATGCCATGTTTGGCGGGATGCCCACCTACCAAACGGGCGCTAGCTATGATGGCTACTGGGTAAAAAAAGTAGACGAAATTTTTCGCTTTTTGCCACGCCCTGCAGATTATCTTTTTATTCTCTTAGGTGGATTTTTCTTTCTAGGTTTCGTACTTTTCAGAAACTGGAAGTATGCTGCATTGAGTGCTTTTTTATTCGGTTTAGGGACTTATTTTTTCATCGTTATTGAAGCTGGGCACAATGCTAAAGTCCATGCCATCGCCTACTTTGCACCGTTTATGGCTGCGTTGATACTCATTTTTAGAAAAAAATACATTATAGGATTTCTTCTTGCCACGCTATTCATGGCGCTAGAGCTCTTGGCAAGTCATCCGCAGATGACCTACTATTTTGGTTTTGTAGTACTTTTTTATTTCATTGCTGAATTTTTTGAAGCCTTAAAAAATCATTCCATCAGAGATTATTTCATCAAAAGTTTATTAGCCATTTCATCAGTGGTGCTAGCATTTGGAATGAACAGTAGCCCGTTGATGGCAACGCAAGAATACACGCCATTTTCTACCCGAGGAGAAAATGACGTTACTTTGTTTGAAGATTCCAACCCGAGTGGTCTAGATAAATCTTACATCACCCATTGGAGCTACGGGAAACTAGAAACCTTAAATTTATGGATTCCAAACTTTATGGGTGGCGGCTCAGTGGCTGATGAGGAAAGTAAACCGAATTTGAAGAAAGCTCTAGAAAATAATGTTCGTTCGCCAGAAGAATACGATTATTACCAGCAATATTTATATTATCTGCCAACCTATTGGGGCGACCAACCCTTCACGAGTGGCCCAGCCTACCAAGGAGCTATCGTCGTTTTTCTTTTTTTGTTAGGTTGCATCATTGTGCCAGGCAAATGGAAGTGGTGGCTACTAGGTTCAACGCTTTTCTCGATTTTTCTATCGTGGGGGGAGAACATGATGTGGCTCACTGATATATTCATCGACTACGTACCTTTGTATGATAAATTTAGAGCCGTTTCTTCGATATTAGTCATTGCTGAATTTACGATGCCACTCTTGGCCGCCTTTGCAATTTATTATATATTCAAAAAAGAATTTTTAAAGCCTTTAGAAATTTATAAAAAAACACTGTATGTATCTTTAGGAACTTTAGGAATTTTATTAATTCTCTATTTCGTTGGGGCAAATTTATTCAGTTTTGCTACACAGGTAGAGGAGCAATTACCCACATTTGTAGCCAATGGAATCAGAGCTGACCGTGTAGCTTTATTTCAAGCTGATACGCTGAGGACTTTCATTTTCGTAGCCTTAGCCGCGGGGTTGATTTTAGCATATTTAAAAAAATATATCAAATCTAAAGAAATCGTCATCGCAGGAATCGCTGTTTTGACGATTATAGACCTGTGGGGAGTGAATAAAAGATACCTAAATAATGAAGATTTTATACCTAAGCAATGGGTTGAAAATCCATTTCCTACAGAAGCTTCTCAGCGACTCCTGAATGAAGCGCAAAAGGGCTCGCCAGCACTGATGCAAATTGCACATAAGATTCCAGTCAATCATTTACTCAATGAGTTGAAAAAGCAAAATCCTGGGCATTACAGGGTTTTTAATACGATTTCTAGTACATTCAACGAAACTCAAACTTCCTATTTTCTGCCTTCATTGGGCGGATACCACGGAGCGAAACTCCAGAATTACCAAAATGTGATTGATTTATATTTCTCTAGCGACAGCATACAAATGAAAAAACTTGGGATTTTGAGCGGGAGAGAAAACATTTTAAACCTATTGAACACCAAATTTGTAGTGGTAGGAGGAGCTCAAAAACCTCAGTTGATTCAAAATCCAGCCGTGGCTGGGAATGCGTGGTTTGTTTCTCAAGTTTTGCCACAAGAATCAGCAGATTCAGCCTTGGTGAAAATTGGTAAAATTGATATAAAAAACGTAGCTGTAGCTGGAGCAAAAGCGCTGAAATTCTCCAATGAAAATGCTGAAATTAACTTAAAATCTTACCACCCGATGAAGTTGAGCTATGAAAGTAGAAACGAACAATCGGGCTATGCCGTTTTTTCAGAAATTTATTACCCCAAAGGATGGAAAGCATATATTAATGGAGAAGAAGTTGAAATTTTACAGACAAATTATTTTCTGAGAGGTTTAGAAATCCCAGCAGGAACGAATCAGATTGATTTTGTATTTGAACCACAAGTGATTCAACGAGGCAAAACAATGATGCTAGCTTCCAATATCATTTTTATTCTTTTGGTTTTGGGTGGAATTTTTTATCATTGGAAAAATTTTCGCTCTAAAAAAGACGATGAGATTGAAATTTCTAAAAATTAA
- a CDS encoding GDP-mannose 4,6-dehydratase yields the protein MKIYLVTGGAGFIGSHLVENLIQKHQVIVVDNFDDFYDYSIKLKNLQAATGVSAEIKGDKWKDIECFAQKDIPNFKLYTANIVDRDSIFKIFENHHIDAVIHLAALAGVRPSIQQPLRYEEVNVKGSLNIFEALKNFKVKKLLFASSSSVYGNNAKTPFAESDPVDFSISPYAATKKSGEILAHVYHHLHEIDMLLLRFFTVYGPRQRPDLAIHKFTNLIENGEQIPFYGDGSTARDYTYIDDIIQGILKALDYIEKNENVYETLNLGENQVVKLSEMLASIEATLGKKALLNHLPMQPGDVNLTNADIRKAKKLIGYAPTTDFSTGIQKFVDWYRKNNIFFKP from the coding sequence ATGAAAATTTATTTAGTCACTGGCGGAGCTGGATTTATTGGCTCACATTTGGTCGAGAATTTAATTCAAAAACATCAAGTTATTGTGGTAGATAATTTTGATGATTTTTATGATTATTCCATTAAATTAAAAAATTTACAGGCCGCAACGGGAGTTTCAGCTGAAATCAAAGGAGATAAATGGAAGGATATTGAATGCTTTGCTCAGAAAGATATTCCAAACTTTAAACTCTACACGGCCAATATCGTTGACAGAGATTCTATTTTTAAAATTTTTGAAAATCATCACATAGATGCGGTAATTCATTTAGCCGCTTTAGCTGGCGTTCGTCCATCAATTCAGCAGCCTTTACGCTACGAAGAAGTTAATGTAAAGGGAAGTCTAAATATTTTTGAAGCCTTAAAAAATTTTAAGGTTAAAAAATTATTATTTGCTTCTTCCTCCTCAGTTTATGGCAATAATGCTAAAACTCCCTTTGCAGAAAGCGACCCAGTAGATTTTTCTATTTCGCCCTATGCTGCGACCAAGAAGTCAGGAGAAATTCTAGCCCATGTTTATCATCATTTACATGAAATAGACATGCTATTATTGCGCTTTTTCACCGTCTACGGACCCCGCCAACGCCCAGATTTAGCAATTCATAAATTTACTAATTTGATTGAAAATGGCGAGCAAATTCCATTCTATGGTGATGGTTCTACGGCTAGAGATTACACGTATATTGATGACATTATTCAAGGAATTTTAAAAGCTTTGGATTATATAGAGAAAAACGAAAACGTGTACGAAACGCTGAATTTAGGTGAAAACCAAGTGGTGAAATTAAGCGAAATGCTAGCTAGCATTGAAGCAACTTTGGGCAAAAAAGCGCTGCTGAATCATCTGCCAATGCAACCTGGTGATGTGAATTTAACCAATGCTGACATCAGAAAAGCTAAAAAACTAATCGGCTATGCTCCAACTACAGATTTCTCTACTGGAATTCAAAAATTTGTAGATTGGTACAGAAAAAACAATATTTTTTTTAAGCCTTAA
- the dnaB gene encoding replicative DNA helicase produces MNETQSKTQASFSIPKKTSSSAERGKMPPQAIDLEEAVLGAMMIDKKGLNETIEILQEDFFYRPQHQKIFKAIATLFNESEPIDLLTVSNQLRKNGDYDSIGGNYYLVGLTQKVASSAHIEFHARVIQEKYVLRKLIEISSSIIDKAYDETTDIFELLDESESEIFKITDGSLKSEYKDSKSLVYQAIEQIKAMSEKEGLSGVPSGFRDVDKITSGFHPSDLVILAARPGMGKTAFVLSMAKNITVDYKIPVAVFSLEMSSIQLITRLIVGETGIDNEKIKKGNLTDAEWKQLYTKVKNLENAPLFIDDTPALNVFDLRAKCRRLVSQHGVKMIIIDYLQLMTTKDKSSGNREQEISTISRSLKAIAKELEVPVIALSQLSRAVETRGGSKRPLLSDLRESGAIEQDADIVSFIYRPEYYKIPTWDDEEQSPTEGQAELIIAKHRNGALENIRLRFIAEQAKFMDLSESTSFSSGPMELQSSMNNDDFELPNINPLDSFGIDDFSNDDDNEVPF; encoded by the coding sequence ATGAACGAAACACAAAGTAAAACTCAGGCATCTTTTTCCATTCCCAAAAAAACTTCATCTTCAGCAGAGCGAGGCAAAATGCCACCGCAAGCCATTGATTTAGAAGAAGCAGTTTTGGGTGCTATGATGATTGACAAAAAAGGTTTGAATGAAACCATCGAAATCTTACAAGAAGATTTTTTCTACCGTCCTCAGCATCAGAAAATATTTAAAGCGATAGCGACTTTATTCAATGAATCTGAACCGATTGACCTTTTGACGGTTTCTAATCAGTTGAGAAAAAACGGAGATTATGATAGCATAGGAGGAAATTACTATTTGGTTGGCTTGACCCAAAAGGTAGCGTCCTCTGCCCATATTGAGTTTCACGCACGGGTGATTCAAGAAAAATATGTACTACGGAAATTGATTGAAATTTCATCAAGCATCATTGATAAAGCTTATGATGAAACGACAGATATTTTTGAACTTTTGGATGAATCAGAATCAGAAATCTTTAAAATTACCGATGGAAGTTTAAAGTCAGAGTACAAAGATTCAAAATCTTTGGTATACCAAGCAATTGAGCAGATTAAAGCCATGTCTGAGAAAGAGGGCCTAAGTGGTGTGCCTTCTGGGTTTAGAGATGTTGATAAAATTACGAGTGGTTTTCATCCATCAGATTTGGTGATTTTAGCAGCTCGTCCAGGTATGGGTAAAACGGCATTTGTACTTTCGATGGCAAAAAATATTACCGTTGATTATAAAATACCAGTGGCAGTGTTTTCATTGGAAATGTCAAGTATTCAGTTGATTACGAGGCTTATTGTTGGCGAAACAGGTATTGATAACGAAAAAATAAAAAAAGGAAATTTAACGGATGCCGAGTGGAAGCAACTCTATACCAAGGTAAAAAATTTAGAAAACGCACCGCTTTTCATTGATGATACACCAGCGCTGAATGTTTTTGATTTACGAGCAAAATGCCGAAGATTGGTTTCGCAACACGGCGTGAAAATGATAATTATTGATTACCTCCAGTTGATGACAACCAAAGATAAATCTAGTGGAAATCGAGAGCAGGAGATTTCGACAATTTCTCGAAGTTTGAAAGCAATTGCTAAAGAATTGGAAGTTCCAGTGATTGCACTTTCTCAGTTATCTCGAGCAGTAGAAACGCGAGGAGGAAGCAAACGCCCTTTATTATCTGATTTGAGGGAATCTGGAGCGATAGAGCAAGACGCAGATATCGTTTCGTTTATTTACAGGCCTGAGTATTACAAAATCCCAACTTGGGACGATGAAGAACAGAGCCCAACGGAAGGTCAAGCGGAATTGATTATCGCAAAACACAGAAATGGAGCTTTAGAAAACATCCGTTTACGATTCATCGCAGAGCAAGCAAAATTTATGGATTTATCGGAGTCTACCAGCTTTAGCAGTGGCCCCATGGAATTACAGAGCAGTATGAATAATGATGATTTTGAATTACCAAACATTAATCCGTTAGATTCCTTTGGGATAGATGATTTCTCTAATGATGATGATAACGAAGTTCCTTTTTAA